The following are encoded together in the Hippoglossus stenolepis isolate QCI-W04-F060 chromosome 12, HSTE1.2, whole genome shotgun sequence genome:
- the ubac2 gene encoding ubiquitin-associated domain-containing protein 2 gives MFTTTGSRGLYMAPLSKGLLLVLNGLTVMLTLLPHYQELFAYNIQAVVQQHQVWRLLCGRLVCVDLKDSFCSSLLIYNFRIFERRFGTRKFASFLFGTWCLSALTDFLLVQAFQFLFDYEVEELSTGLLAPVFSLFVPFYLSIPKMPVTQVLGHISITNKTLIYIVGLQLLTSSPFMWLLALSGLISGGLYYSNILQLQNILFVPAWMSRIGRYILEPVFSTSQPISETPPGMGATLDIQRQQRMDMLDQQLLLAQYNEARRSVTQQPQGGLLQWTRLFPSLRHRGQNRPPMQPQPQAQTQPSTQQPQLDNTPVAEEQVALLVEMGFSRTDALEALRASNNDINMATNFLLQH, from the exons ATGTTCACCACCACCGGCTCCCGGGGCCTGT ATATGGCTCCGCTGTCTAAAGGCCTCCTGCTGGTTCTCAATGGGCTGACTGTGATGCTCACCCTGCTGCCTCACTACCAGGAACTGTTTGCATACAACATACAGGCTGTcgtgcagcagcaccag GTGTGGAGGTTGCTGTGTGGCCGGCTCGTCTGTGTCGACCTGAAGGACTCCTTTTGTAGCAGCCTGCTCATTTACAACTTCAGAATCTTTGAGAGGAGGTTTGGCACCAGGAAGTTTGCT TCCTTCCTGTTTGGCACGTGGTGTTTGTCTGCGCTGACGGACTTCTTGTTGGTGCAGGCTTTCCAGTTTCTATTTGACTATGAAGTCGAAGAACTGTCCACAGGACT GCTTGCTCCagtcttctctctgtttgtgccTTTCTACCTGTCGATCCCAAAGATGCCCGTCACTCAGGTCCTGGGCCACATTAGCATCACCAACAAGACTCTGATCTACATAGTGGGCTTGCAG CTGTTGACATCCAGCCCATTCATGTGGCTTCTTGCTCTCAGCGGACTG ATCTCAGGCGGGCTGTACTACTCCAATATTCTCCAGTTACAAAATATCCTCTTCGTGCCTGCTTGGATGTCTCGTATTGGACGGTATATTTTGGAGCCAGTCTTCTCAA CCTCCCAGCCAATCAGCGAGACGCCTCCTGGGATGGGGGCCACTCTGGACAtccagaggcagcagaggatgGACATGCTCgaccagcagctgctgctggccCAGTACAATGAGGCCAGGAGGAGCgtcacacagcagccacag ggtggGTTGTTGCAGTGGACCAGGTTGTTTCCCTCCTtgagacacagaggacagaaCAGACCCCCAATGCAGCCCCAGCCTCAGGCCCAGACACAGCCGTCAACCCAGCAGCCACAGTTGGACAACACGCCTGTCGCAGAGGAGCAG GTTGCACTCTTAGTGGAAATGGGCTTTTCCAGGACTGATGCCCTGGAGGCCCTCAGAGCTTCAAACAACGACATCAACATGGCAACCAACTTCCTCTTGCAGCACTGA